CTTGAACTTCAATGTCCTGCCTCTTATTAGCAGAATAATTGAGTTGCCTTTCTTCTTCTAACTCAGACTCCAACCTTTGTATTTTTTTGTTACTTTCTAATGCTAATACTTGTTGGTTTTCAAGTAATTTCGACCTTTCTTGTAATTCTTTTCTATAAAATTCTATTGTCGTTTCATGACGTTTTTCTTGTTTTTCAAGTTGTTTATTTAAAGTATCTATTTGCTTTTCGAGTAGTTCAATTATTTGAACATCATATTTAGATTCGTTTTTTTTATTATCTGTTTTAACTTTCTCTGAACTTACATTAGCACTTTCAGAGCCATATTTCTTTTTATTTCTGATTACTCTTTGAATGATTTTTTCTACATCAACATCATTTTTAATGAATGAAGTATTATCCTGTTTCACTGTTTCTATATTCAATCTTTTTATATTATTAAATACAGTCTGTTTACTAACTTCCAATTCTTCACTTATTTCTTTAACGCTCTTCATATCTTCAACCCTTTATAAATACTTTATCAACCCTTTATAAATAAATTTTATCATAAATA
This genomic stretch from Staphylococcus haemolyticus harbors:
- a CDS encoding DUF536 domain-containing protein → MKSVKEISEELEVSKQTVFNNIKRLNIETVKQDNTSFIKNDVDVEKIIQRVIRNKKKYGSESANVSSEKVKTDNKKNESKYDVQIIELLEKQIDTLNKQLEKQEKRHETTIEFYRKELQERSKLLENQQVLALESNKKIQRLESELEEERQLNYSANKRQDIEVQETMENMDSINNDSDSQKEKMVSHFRDESKDKHEDKQQDSEPQQGNKIDGEQKEDIRNENHSKKSFWSKLFGN